GTGAAGCTGGTCATCGCGGATATCAACATGCCCGGCATGGACGGCATCACCTTCGTCAAGCAGGTGCGCCAGAGCCCCCTGGCTCAGGTGCGCGACGTCCCCGTCATCCTCCTCACGGGGGAACGGGGCGGCGACCTGCGCCAGCGAGGCGTCGAAGCCGGTGCCAATGCCTTCATCAACAAGCCCGTCTCGCATCACGATCTGACAGAGACCGTGCGCAAGTTCCTGGCCCAGAACTGAGAGTCGAGTCGTGAGCCTCCCGTCCCTGCTCCTCGTCGACGACAGTGATGCCATCCTCGCGCTCGAACGCGCCATCCTCTCCGGCCATTACGCGCTGAACACCGCGAGCAATGGCAAGGAGGCGCTCGAGAAGGTGGGGCTGGTGCAGCCCGCCGCCATCCTGTTGGACCTCTCCATGCCGGAGATGGACGGCGATGAGGTCCTCCGCCGTCTGAAGGCGAACCCGGTCACCTCGCCCATCCCCGTCATCATCATCTCCTCGGAGGCGGCGCGGGCGGAGGCGTGCCTGGCGCTGGGCGCGGAGCTCTTCCTGGCCAAGCCCTTCCGCGCCGACGAGCTGTTGAGCGCGGTGGAGAACGCGCTGGCCAACGCGCGGCGCCGCGCCCGGGCCGGTTCCATGGCCCTGCTGCGGCTGACGGTGGGCGGGTTGGAGTTCGCCATCCCCCTGGATGCCGTGCGCCAGGTCATCCTCCAGCCCGCCACGCGCCCGCTACCGCTGGGGCCCGCGTACATGTCCGAGTTCTTCGAGCTCCGGGGCCAGCCGGTGTGCGTGCTGGACCTGGCGCGCCGGCTGGACGTGGATCACCGCGAGA
This is a stretch of genomic DNA from Archangium violaceum. It encodes these proteins:
- a CDS encoding response regulator, whose amino-acid sequence is MSANILLVDDSPTVRNILKIYLMNLKMGFVEAEDATRALQLLRLVPVKLVIADINMPGMDGITFVKQVRQSPLAQVRDVPVILLTGERGGDLRQRGVEAGANAFINKPVSHHDLTETVRKFLAQN
- a CDS encoding response regulator codes for the protein MSLPSLLLVDDSDAILALERAILSGHYALNTASNGKEALEKVGLVQPAAILLDLSMPEMDGDEVLRRLKANPVTSPIPVIIISSEAARAEACLALGAELFLAKPFRADELLSAVENALANARRRARAGSMALLRLTVGGLEFAIPLDAVRQVILQPATRPLPLGPAYMSEFFELRGQPVCVLDLARRLDVDHRETVEERKLVILELNGVQLALSVDAVQDPEEYQSSDIERAERVGGSGHGQLRDTLVGMLRAGERSVPIFEPGAFATQELLREALEVLRPAEVERSA